A single region of the Hippoglossus hippoglossus isolate fHipHip1 chromosome 17, fHipHip1.pri, whole genome shotgun sequence genome encodes:
- the slc35a3b gene encoding solute carrier family 35 member A3b, protein MVLSSLHSLRLKYVSLGVLVLQTTSLVLTMRHSRTLKEDGPRYLASSAVVLAEVLKVLTCTLFVFKDCSFNVQSMNQLLKEEIVNKPMETMKLAIPAGIYTLQNNLLYVALSNLDGATYQVTYQLKILTTALFCVSMLGRSLGLHQWLSLLLLMAGIVLVQWPTESGGDPEQKILTAGSQFVGLMAVLAACVSSGFAGVYFEKILKETKQSVWLRNIQLGLFSFVFGLIGMMIYDGQRVRQSGIFQGYNSITCTVVVLQALGGLVVAVVIKYADNILKGFATSLSIIVSALISYFLLTDFNPTGLFFLGTMLVMASTILYSYKCKPACVSIIKIET, encoded by the exons ATGGTCCTTTCCTCGTTACACTCCTTGAGGCTGAAGTATGTGTCTCTGGGGGTCCTGGTGTTGCAGACCACGTCGCTGGTGCTCACCATGCGCCACTCCCGCACCCTGAAGGAAGATGGCCCCCGCTACCTGGCCTCCTCCGCTGTGGTGTTGGCCGAGGTGCTCAAGGTCCTCACCTGCACCCTGTTTGTCTTCAAGGATtgca GTTTCAATGTGCAGTCTATGAACCAGCTGCTGAAGGAGGAGATTGTGAACAAGCCCATGGAGACCATGAAGTTGGCCATTCCTGCAGGAATCTACACGCTGCAGAACAATCTGCTCTATGTTGCCTTATCCAACCTGGACGGAGCCACCTATCAG GTGACGTACCAGTTGAAGATCCTCACCACGGCACTGTTCTGTGTCTCCATGCTGGGGAGGAGTTTGGGCCTCCACCAGTGGCTCTCGCTGCTCCTACTCATGGCTGGCATTGTTCTAGTGCAG TGGCCCACAGAGTCTGGAGGTGACCCGGAGCAGAAGATCCTGACGGCAGGATCCCAGTTTGTGGGACTGATGGCCGTGCTGGCGGCCTGTGTGTCCAGTGGCTTTGCTGGagtttactttgaaaaaatCCTCAAGGAGACTAAACAGAGCGTGTGGCTCCGTAACATACAGCTGG GTTTGTTCAGCTTTGTGTTTGGGCTCATAGGAATGATGATATACGACGGCCAGAGGGTGAGACAGTCAGGAATATTTCAGGGCTACAACTCGATAACCTGCACCGTCGTCGTCTTACAG GCTCTGGGCGGGCTGGTCGTAGCTGTGGTCATTAAATATGCAGACAACATCCTCAAAGGATTCGCCACATCTCTGTCCATCATCGTGTCCGCTCTCATTTCATATTTCCTGTTGACGGACTTCAATCCCACTGG